Part of the candidate division KSB1 bacterium genome, ACGCCGGGGGATGGAACTTTGAATTGACCTAATGAGGAGGAAAAAGTTTCATTCAAATCGGCTACTTTCAACTGATCTCCGACTTCGTAACGACTAAATTCCTCTTCAAATTCAAAATTAACCAGACCGCTTTCCCCTTCTGCCAGGTATTGGGTGTCTTCAATCAACTCTTCAACGGTGATTACCCGGTTGATTAATGGAATAGCAACCGTTACATCCCAGGTTGGAGCCGATGGCTCTTTGAATGAGCAGGATACCGCAAACAGGGAAACGGTTAAAACTGAAATAAATGCAACGAAATATAGGAGTTTATGAAATTTATTAAAATTGATAGATTGGTTCATTTCCGCCTCTTTCTGTATCTTGTTTTATAATTCGTTATTATTTTCGGTCAAATTATTTAAAGAATGAGCACGGTATTTATATGAAGCGTGTATGGGCGAATTTTGTATCGATTGGGAACAAATTATAGGAAAATGGACGTGTAGTTCAAGTGAAGTCTTTTTATAATCCAATCGTAATCCCTACTGCGATGGATACTGCACATAGAGCAATGAGGCCCAGGTAGATAGGAAAGGTAAACTTGATCCACTCCTCAAACCTCACACCTGCCACGCCCAGAATAGCCATCAAAGCACCATTGGTTGGGGTTATCAAATCACAAAGGCCGGCACCGTATTGGTAGGCTAACACCGTAACTTGTCTGGACAAACCCAGTAGGTCTGACAATGGAACCAAAACCGGCATGGTGAGGACCGCCTGCCCGCTCACGCTCGGGACAGGGAAATGAATAGCTGTCTGGGCTACCATCATTCCCAGGGAGGACGCCAGGAGAGGTAACCCTTCGTGGTTAGGTTCCGGCGATGACTACAACACGACCGGTGGTTTTGTCAGTCTGTCGGTCAAATTCACCTGCCGGCAGAACATAGCTCAAGAGAGCCGCCAGGAAGACACAGCCGGATAGAAGAACCTGGGGATGGGGAAACCGGAATAATCCCGAAGTTGTACTCATGTCTCTGTCCATAATCTCAATTGTAGTCCTAACGGTTATTGTGAAAGCTATGCACTAAGATCCTATTTATTTGTGGGTTCCAATACGCGTTCCACCCGGCTCAAAGCATCTTGAAGGTGGTACTTCGAAAGATCATCACCCTGGCGTTTGATCGCTTTTTCTAAATCTTTCTTGAGCTGCTCCAGAGTGCCTCGAGCTACAGCTCTTGCATCCGATTGGTCGTAATTGCTCTCCTTGGCGTCCAATAGTTCCGTCATTTTATTGAGGAAAGCGCGCTGCAAATTGCGGCGGAAAGGATCGATGGCTCGGCGAGATTGCAAGTCCGACCAGATACCCTGACGCACGTCTGAAAACAGCTCGGTTATCGTGTAACTATTCGGGCCATCCAGCGCTTCGTTTTCAGAAAGTCGTTTGAGGCGATCGGCATTGAACAGGCGATTAAGCGTCTGAACTTGAAGGCGACGCAAACGGTCCATCATACCGTTGGATTCGATACGACGCAGGATATCCGAATCGATCAGCCAACGCGGAGTGGTGAACAATTGATCGTTCAGGAATTGGACTGCCGCACGCTGATGATTTGCTGGTACAGTGGTGAAGACAAAGCCGTCCTGATCGGCTGTTTTGTTGTCTTGATACACGCCGCCAACGTTAGTGCTAACGTGTCCCATATAGCGACCTAATTGACCCATCACCTGGCCATAGAGCTCATTGAGACTGCTGTAATCCTTCCCTTCCTCGGAACTCCATTTCACTAAATTTGGAACGATCCGCTTTAAATTGGCGATGCCGTACATGCTGGCTTTGATGGCGTCGTCTCCCAAGTCTTCGGTTTGGGAACTGGGATCCACAGAACTTCGCGCGCCATAACGATAAAGAGGATTACCAGCTCTTTCCTTGATCATAGTATTAAGAAACGGGCGTTCCGCTTCGGCGGAGTTTGCCTGTAATATGGGGCGATAACCATAGATGATTGACCATTTGTCATACTCGCCGATATTCGGTCATCAGCCCCACATCTCCGTCTTCCGGCTGGGCAATATAGTTAAAGCGGGCATAATCCATGATAGACGGCGCGCCGTGCCCATTTTTTGGGTAAAGGTGGGTGAGCGTAGTGAATCGACCGGGTAAGCAACGCTGGATCCCATGTTGTGGGGCAAACCCAGAGTATGACCGACTTCGTGGGCAGAGACGAAACGAATCAGCCGCCCCATGATTTCATCGCGGAATTTCACACCGCGCGCTTCCGGGTTGATCGCTGCAGTTTGCACAAAAAACCAGTTGCGCAGCAGGTTCATTACATTATGATACCAGAGGATATCGCTTTCCAGGATTTCACCCGTGCGCGGATCATGGACATGGGGACCTTGTGCATTCTGAATATCTGTGGTAATGTAGCGAATAACAGAATAACGTACATCTTCCGGACTCCAGTCCGGATCTTCCTCCGGACTTGGCGGATCGGCGGCGAGGATGGCATTCTTAAAGCCAGCCATCTCGAATGCAACCTGCCAGTCTTCAATCCCTTGTTTGATGTAGGGCCGCCACTTTTCCGGAGTGGCTGGGTCGATGTAATATTTGATTGGTTTTACCGGCTCTACCCATTCTCCCCGGCGAAACGCATCCATATCGGATGGTTCCAGCCGCCATCGGGTAATGAATCTTTGATTGGCCGCTTTTTGTGCATCCAGACTGTAATTGGTTTGTTGAACGGAAAAATAACCCACCCTGGCATCATGGTAACGCGGCCGCATGGGCTTGTCCGGCAGCAGGATAAACGACTGGTTCATCTCGACCGACAGAGCATTCGTAATTGCATTGTCCGGAAGTTTGCTGCCTTTGTATGTGAGCACATGGCGCATTTCCACATTTTTTGGAAAACTTTTTGCCCATACGACAAAACTACGCTTGGTGTCCAAGCTCTTAATCTCGAAATTCTTGCGCTGGTTCTGGTTCAAAGCCCCGATCATATCCACATCAGTTGTAAAAAGCGGGTTGACCTCAAATACCAGGGCTGTAGAATCCGTATTAAAAGCAAGGATGTTAAAGCTCATGATCACCGGCTCGAAATTATTGCTGCGTACCGAACGATACACCGGATCCTCAAAATCGGCCACACTGTTGTAGGAAACCGAGCGCAGCAGCACCGAGTTATCGTGTCTCTGAAAACGCACCACCTGTTGGGGACGGGATTTCATACCCGCCCCACCGAAATTTAAATTCTTAACATGTCCGGCAATACGGGTAACGATAAGCATTTCTTTTTCCAAGAGGTTGAACGGAAGTTCAAAGTAGTACTTATCCGCCATTTTGTGGATGACGATCAAACCGCTGTCAGTCACAGCTTCAGCTGTAATAAGCTCCCCGTACGGTTTGATCTTCCCGCTTTCCTTTTTATCATCGCCCTCTTTTTCATCTTGTGCCATTGCAGAAACCAGGGCTACAACAAACATGAATAAAACAAGAACAAGTGATTGGAGTTTTTTCATCGCTTTATCCTTTCTTGTAACTAAAATTCCCATTTGAAAACCGAATAACAAATTTAACATTTATAAGAAACGGATTTATTTTGTACTTTTGCAATGCAAAAATGAGCAATTTAGGTGGATGTCAGATTATCTTAAAGTTTAAATACCTACCGAACGGTGGTATTACAGAATGGCTCAAAAAGCAATAAATTTGTTTTCCTGATCCGCCAATTGCGGAGAAGGATTTCTTAAATATCATAAATTCCATAAAATTAAGAGATTCTTAACTTCGCTCAGCTTGACATTTTATAATATCAGATATAGCCATCATTAATATATTATAATGCTTATATTGATGTATATTTCCATCATTGCTATCATTTGTTTGCAATTTCTTTTTGTTTAATATATATTGGGGATCAAAACCATCATTAATCACTAAAAATAGTCATAATATAGGATATAACCATCATTATGGATATGCATGGCATGAGCGATTTGGCGGTCTTGCGGGAGATTGGGCGCCGCATAAAACGCAAGAGGTTGGATAAAAACTGGTCGCAGAAAAAATTAGCAGAAACGGCAGGTCTTAATCGCACCACTATCGGTGAGATTGAACGAGGCGCTCCTTCCGGCATGATAACATTTATCCAGGTCCTAAGGTCATTGGATGTGCTGGAAGAATTGAACGCTTTCCTTCCAGAACCGGGAATCAGTCCTTTACAACTAGCGAAACTCAAAGGCAAAGAACGATTACGAGCTTCACGCCAAAAAGAGGGAAAACAGCCAGGAGAATCTGAGTGGTGAAAAGGGTTGACATTGCTTTTGTAGAGCTGTGGGGTGACCTGGTTGGCGCAGTGAATTGGGATTCCAGCAGGGGGTTCGCAGCATTCGAGTATGACAAGCCCTTTCTGGAAAAGGGATTGGACTTAGCTCCGTTAAAGATGCCGCTTGCAGAAGCCCGCCAGAGATCGCCGATATTCGACTTTCGCGCGCTTCCAAAACAAACGTTTCAGGGTTTGCCGGGTCTGCTGGCCGACACCCTTCCGGACAATTTTGGTAATGCCATTATCGATACCTGGCTCGCACAGCAGGGACGAACCAGAGCCAGTTTCAGCCCGGTGGAGCGTCTCTGTTATATAGGCAAACGTGGTATGGGCGCTCTTGAGTTTTCACCGGTAATAGATGAATCTGTTGAGGAATCCGTGCCGGTTGAAATTAGTGAGCTTATCAAACTGGCACAAAAAATTACCGATGACCGCTCAAAGCTTACAGGCAAATTGGAGTATACCTCCAAGGCACTACTTAACATCATTCGGGTTGGAACTTCTGCCGGCGGGAATCGCCCAAAAGCAGTCCTGGCATTTAACCCGGAAACAAAAGAAGTGCGCTCGGGACAAGTTAGTGCCTTGCCAGGATTCGAGTATTGGGTGCTTAAGTTTGACGGCGTAACGGACCAGTCATTAGGAGATCCAGCAGGTTATGGGCGTATCGAATATGCCTACTATAAAATGGCAACAGCTGCCAGAATTAACATGATGAAATGTCAGCTTCTGGAAGAAGACGGGCGCGCTCATTTTATGACACAGCGATTCGACCGCACCCGGAATGGCGACAAACTGCACATGCTATCGCTATGCGCAATGGCTCATTTCGATTTTAACTCTCCGGGCGCTTACTCATATGAACAAGTTTTCCAGGTTATGCGTCAACTTAGGCTGCCATACAAAGATGCTGAGCAGCAATTTCGCCGTATGGTATTTAATGTGGTTGCCCGCAACCAGGATGACCACACCAAGAATATCTCCTTTTTGATGGACAAAAACGGCGTCTGGCGACTCTCACCGGCATACGATGTGATTTATTCCTACAACCCGGCAGGTCCCTGGACCAGCATGCATCAAATGTCTATTGCCGGCAAACGGGACCAGTTTACCCGGGACGATTTGAATGGAATTGGCCAAGAGATGAATATTAAATCAAGTAATAAAAT contains:
- a CDS encoding TIGR00366 family protein; this encodes MMVAQTAIHFPVPSVSGQAVLTMPVLVPLSDLLGLSRQVTVLAYQYGAGLCDLITPTNGALMAILGVAGVRFEEWIKFTFPIYLGLIALCAVSIAVGITIGL
- a CDS encoding helix-turn-helix domain-containing protein, with translation MDMHGMSDLAVLREIGRRIKRKRLDKNWSQKKLAETAGLNRTTIGEIERGAPSGMITFIQVLRSLDVLEELNAFLPEPGISPLQLAKLKGKERLRASRQKEGKQPGESEW
- a CDS encoding type II toxin-antitoxin system HipA family toxin; its protein translation is MVKRVDIAFVELWGDLVGAVNWDSSRGFAAFEYDKPFLEKGLDLAPLKMPLAEARQRSPIFDFRALPKQTFQGLPGLLADTLPDNFGNAIIDTWLAQQGRTRASFSPVERLCYIGKRGMGALEFSPVIDESVEESVPVEISELIKLAQKITDDRSKLTGKLEYTSKALLNIIRVGTSAGGNRPKAVLAFNPETKEVRSGQVSALPGFEYWVLKFDGVTDQSLGDPAGYGRIEYAYYKMATAARINMMKCQLLEEDGRAHFMTQRFDRTRNGDKLHMLSLCAMAHFDFNSPGAYSYEQVFQVMRQLRLPYKDAEQQFRRMVFNVVARNQDDHTKNISFLMDKNGVWRLSPAYDVIYSYNPAGPWTSMHQMSIAGKRDQFTRDDLNGIGQEMNIKSSNKIIDEIVETVSDWPSYAKDAGVEQSQVEGIGIVHRLL